The following proteins come from a genomic window of Chloracidobacterium sp.:
- a CDS encoding inositol monophosphatase → MLNFAIETARDAGRVLLEKFGRIETITKKGDINLVTEADLASEALIIERIRSHFPRHAILAEESGEAIVIGGNSEFKWIIDPLDGTTNYAHGYPCFCVTIALEHNGEIVSGVTYDPTRDELFAAEKGRGATLNGKPIRVSATAELGNALLVTGFPYDFKVREKFARHLTEFLLASRGVRRDGSAAIDMAYVACGRFDGFWEEGLNPWDVAAGKLLIEEAGGVVSYYDGAKFSIYTPPIVASNGLIHEQMTGILK, encoded by the coding sequence ATGCTCAATTTTGCTATCGAAACCGCCCGCGATGCCGGGCGGGTTTTACTTGAGAAATTTGGCCGGATCGAAACGATCACAAAAAAAGGCGACATCAATCTGGTCACCGAGGCCGATCTTGCTTCGGAGGCGTTGATCATCGAGCGGATACGATCGCATTTTCCGCGTCACGCCATTCTTGCCGAAGAATCGGGCGAGGCGATCGTGATCGGAGGTAATTCGGAATTCAAATGGATCATCGACCCGCTCGACGGCACGACCAATTACGCACATGGCTACCCGTGCTTTTGCGTGACGATCGCGCTGGAACACAATGGCGAGATCGTTTCGGGTGTTACATATGACCCGACGCGAGACGAGCTTTTTGCGGCCGAAAAAGGCCGCGGTGCAACGCTCAATGGCAAGCCGATACGCGTTTCGGCCACGGCGGAACTTGGCAACGCGCTTCTCGTCACAGGTTTTCCATACGACTTCAAGGTCCGTGAGAAATTTGCCCGGCATTTGACGGAATTCCTGCTTGCGTCGCGGGGCGTTCGGCGCGACGGTTCGGCGGCGATCGACATGGCATATGTCGCATGCGGCCGTTTCGACGGCTTCTGGGAAGAAGGGCTCAATCCTTGGGACGTAGCGGCGGGTAAGCTCCTTATCGAAGAAGCCGGCGGAGTGGTCAGCTATTATGACGGTGCGAAATTCAGTATCTACACGCCGCCGATCGTCGCGAGCAACGGCCTTATTCACGAACAAATGACCGGGATTCTCAAATAG